Proteins encoded within one genomic window of Eleutherodactylus coqui strain aEleCoq1 chromosome 1, aEleCoq1.hap1, whole genome shotgun sequence:
- the LOC136611116 gene encoding elongin-A-like produces the protein MEEKISKALKNLQELDISLDILMETGVGKTVNSFRKHNDVGDMAKSIVLQWKKLVPEVKELDHLANPRHSQKEIVENKKQFSKSKHEPKKILEDRKNPSKSKPENKVDLKDKNIVSKLKYGQNDLLKDVNFNSKEKHSNDGKVYESQVDNKKRSKSSKTEDLIVHDKKSLPKEKTSDKNSQCKEHKSDKPHSTSQSKSEKSKKSGHQETKGSHSLSTENKAKSSSTKEDHQSSGPNRLNRKDTARETGTKERDNHKTEVIFSSEESDAPTMSFESYLSYDQVAKKRKKKSNPVNEPPRKIEKICKQYCNLELSKTSRQSVEKEEEVDHVEVKKRCLEDLLNVPLPKILVDDSTFPSPPHPSECAEIIPETVPDINPESSGFSGRRLNSKMLVYSGSKVMYLPKMLSLYEQCIRVLQNNIDCIQEVGGVPFEILKPVLVRCTPEQLSRIEEFNPVFMEDSGDLWMKHCDKDFKGHRLLEYESWREMYLRLFNEREEKLRKITQNISSAHSGKPKGRQVKLAYIHGAAKPPRNIRRQQEIHGTAGPIAQPHPLDKYKIQKPETKESSASTQNSNAQQYTAVPVSSGQLGQSQDQRRTIRKIAPMMAKSMRAFKNRVGPR, from the exons ATTTCCAAAGCTCTGAAGAATTTACAAGAACTTGATATCTCATTGGATATCCTTATG gaaaccGGAGTTGGGAAGACTGTGAACAGCTTCCGCAAACACAATGATGTGGGTGACATGGCTAAATCTATTGTCCTTCAATGGAAGAAATTAGTTCCTGAGGTGAAGGAACT TGACCACTTGGCTAATCCTAGGCATAGCCAAAAAGAAATCGTGGAGAATAAGAAACAGTTTTCCAAATCCAAACATGAACCAAAAAAAATTTTGGAAGACAGAAAAAATCCTTCAAAATCGAAACCTGAAAATAAAGTGGATTTGAAAGACAAGAATATAGTTTCTAAGCTTAAATATGGTCAAAATGATCTTTTGAAAGACGTGAACTTCAATTCGAAAGAGAAACACTCGAATGATGGAAAGGTTTATGAATCTCAAGTGGATAATAAAAAACGAAGCAAATCTAGTAAAACGGAAGACCTTATAGTCCATGACAAAAAATCTCTCCCCAAAGAGAAGACCTCTGACAAGAATTCTCAATGCAAGGAACACAAATCTGACAAACCTCATTCTACTTCTCAATCAAAAAGTGAAAAGTCAAAAAAGTCAGGACACCAGGAGACGAAAGGTTCCCACTCGTTGAGCActgaaaataaagcaaaatcttccTCTACTAAGGAAGACCACCAGTCTTCTGGACCCAACAGACTTAATAGAAAGGACACTGCACGTGAGACCGGCACAAAGGAAAGGGATAACCATAAAACAGAGGTCATATTTTCCAGTGAGGAATCTGACGCTCCAACAATGTCATTTGAGTCTTATCTCAGTTACGACCAAGttgcaaagaaaagaaaaaaaaaatccaatccaGTAAACGAACCTCCTAGAAAAATAGAGAAAATATGCAAGCAATACTGTAATTTAGAATTATCCAAAACTTCCAGACAAAGCGtagaaaaagaggaggaagtCGATCATGTAGAG GTCAAGAAGAGGTGTCTCGAAGATTTACTCAATGTCCCACTTCCTAAAATTTTGGTTGATGACTCtacttttccttctcctcctcatcctaGTGAATGCGCAG AGATCATTCCAGAAACTGTACCTGACATAAATCCCGAATCAAGTGGATTCAGTGGACGGCGTCTTAATTCAAAAATGTTGGTGTACTCTGGTTCAAAAGTAATGTATCTTCCAAAAATGTTATCACTCTATGAACAATGCATACGGGTTCTTCAAAATAACATTGATT GCATTCAAGAGGTTGGAGGTGTACCATTTGAAATCTTGAAGCCAGTGCTTGTACGCTGTACTCCTGAGCAACTCAGTCGAATTGAAGAGTTTAATCCA GTTTTCATGGAAGACTCTGGGGACTTGTGGATGAAGCACTGTGACAAAGACTTTAAAGGTCATCGTCTTTTAGAGTATGAGTCTTGGCGGGAAATGTACTTAAGACTTTTTaatgagagagaagaaaagttaagGAAGATAACGCAAAATATCAGTTCTGCACATTCTGGGAAGCCAAAAG GTCGGCAAGTAAAATTAGCATACAttcatggtgcagcaaaacctccACGAAACATTCGTCGGCAGCAGGAAATTCATGGCACTGCAGGACCTATTGCACAACCTCATCCACTTGACAAATACAA AATACAAAAACCAGAAACAAAGGAGAGTAGTGCCTCTACTCAGAACTCCAATGCTCAGCAGTATACTGCAGTGCCTGTAAGTAGTGGCCAGTTGGGCCAAAGTCAAGACCAAAGAAGAACTATAAGAA